One Sanguibacter keddieii DSM 10542 genomic window carries:
- a CDS encoding flavin-containing monooxygenase: MSAPTTSTADAPHVGTPTGTPTDVETVVVGAGFAGIGTAVRLARAGRTDFVVLERGDGVGGTWRDNSYPGVGCDVPSHLYSYSFRPRAGWSAVFAPGEEIREYLEATVEDEGIGPHLRLGTEVRSMRWDEAEARWYVTSSAGVFRCVALVVCAGRLSEPRLPSARGLETFAGPVFHSARWDHSVVTAGARVGVVGSGASAVQILPQVAGDAGEVVLFQRSAPYVVPRGNRAYSDAERRGLERVPGAVERLRSRLFWEMEQGLAARHAVPGFVDRLRETALGHLAAQVPDPALRETLTPDYEIGCKRVLLSDDYYPAVASPVVTVVPAALEEVRGHTVVAADGTAHELDVLILATGFVSTRPPWAEQVVGRDGSTLAEQWITGMSAYASTSVHGFPNLFVINGPQASLGHNSAVFMIETQIEHVLGALDHVRSHGVVEATREAEESYSAWLDEAGAGTVWRTGGCTSWYRDDRNGRLTLLWPDFAFTFRERYGRFDPDGYGLAAAG; this comes from the coding sequence ATGAGCGCCCCGACGACGAGCACGGCAGACGCGCCGCACGTCGGCACGCCCACCGGCACCCCGACCGACGTCGAGACCGTCGTCGTCGGGGCGGGCTTCGCCGGGATCGGGACCGCGGTCCGCCTGGCGCGTGCCGGGCGCACGGACTTCGTGGTGCTCGAGCGTGGCGACGGCGTCGGTGGGACCTGGCGGGACAACAGCTACCCCGGCGTCGGGTGCGACGTGCCCTCGCACCTGTACTCGTACTCCTTCCGGCCGCGCGCAGGGTGGTCCGCGGTGTTCGCACCGGGCGAGGAGATCCGCGAGTACCTCGAGGCGACCGTCGAGGACGAGGGCATCGGACCGCACCTGCGGCTGGGCACCGAGGTGCGGTCGATGCGCTGGGACGAGGCCGAGGCCCGCTGGTACGTGACGTCGTCGGCAGGCGTCTTCCGGTGCGTCGCGCTCGTGGTGTGCGCCGGGCGGCTGTCGGAGCCGCGGCTGCCTTCGGCGCGCGGGCTGGAGACCTTCGCCGGGCCGGTGTTCCACTCGGCGCGCTGGGACCACTCGGTCGTGACGGCCGGTGCTCGCGTGGGCGTCGTCGGGTCGGGGGCGTCGGCCGTGCAGATCCTGCCGCAGGTCGCGGGCGACGCCGGCGAGGTCGTGCTGTTCCAGCGGAGCGCCCCCTATGTAGTGCCGCGCGGGAACCGCGCCTATTCCGACGCCGAGCGCCGCGGCCTCGAGCGGGTCCCCGGGGCCGTCGAGCGCCTGCGGTCGCGGCTGTTCTGGGAGATGGAGCAGGGGCTGGCCGCCCGGCACGCCGTGCCCGGGTTCGTCGACCGGCTGCGCGAGACCGCTCTCGGGCACCTCGCCGCCCAGGTCCCCGACCCCGCGCTGCGCGAGACGCTCACCCCGGACTACGAGATCGGCTGCAAGCGCGTGCTGCTCTCGGACGACTACTACCCGGCGGTCGCCTCACCCGTCGTGACGGTGGTCCCCGCCGCGCTCGAGGAGGTCCGCGGGCACACCGTCGTGGCCGCCGACGGGACCGCCCACGAGCTCGACGTCCTGATCCTCGCGACGGGCTTCGTGTCGACGCGCCCGCCGTGGGCCGAGCAGGTGGTCGGCCGGGACGGCAGCACCCTGGCCGAGCAGTGGATCACGGGCATGAGCGCCTACGCCTCGACCAGCGTGCACGGGTTCCCGAACCTGTTCGTCATCAACGGCCCGCAGGCCAGCCTCGGGCACAACTCCGCGGTGTTCATGATCGAGACGCAGATCGAGCACGTCCTCGGGGCCCTCGACCACGTCCGGTCGCACGGCGTGGTCGAGGCGACCCGCGAGGCCGAGGAGTCGTACTCCGCGTGGCTCGACGAGGCCGGCGCCGGCACGGTGTGGCGCA
- a CDS encoding alpha/beta fold hydrolase — MTSSVAEPSRPTPVVLVPGFSGGGAEYAFVQPMLARRGPAVVVDLEGADPADLAALVERVAGVVRAQAGPVVLVGASSGALVATAVAAAEPRVRGLVLLGGWVAPDARLREGLDLLLAVGERSPELLPALARLLLLSPSATTAPGAPLLAADPSATARLAATRSLDVSGAAEAAPGTDAWTTPTLVVAGSADALVSPALTQELVGSFDDVRYAVLDAGHALLAERPAEVLALVEAFVDGRVDPGAVPTVQV, encoded by the coding sequence ATGACCTCGTCCGTCGCCGAGCCGTCCCGCCCGACCCCGGTGGTGCTCGTCCCGGGGTTCTCGGGTGGCGGCGCGGAGTACGCCTTCGTGCAGCCGATGCTGGCGCGGCGCGGGCCTGCGGTCGTGGTCGACCTGGAGGGTGCGGACCCTGCTGACCTCGCAGCGCTGGTCGAGCGCGTCGCGGGAGTGGTGCGCGCCCAGGCTGGCCCGGTCGTCCTCGTCGGCGCGTCTTCCGGGGCGCTCGTGGCGACCGCGGTCGCTGCGGCCGAGCCGAGGGTGCGCGGTCTCGTGCTGCTCGGCGGGTGGGTGGCGCCCGACGCGCGGCTGCGCGAAGGTCTCGACCTGCTGCTCGCCGTCGGCGAGCGGTCGCCCGAGCTCCTGCCCGCCCTCGCACGGCTGCTGCTGCTCAGCCCGTCGGCGACGACGGCGCCAGGCGCACCGCTGCTGGCCGCCGACCCGTCGGCCACGGCGCGCCTCGCCGCCACCCGCTCCCTCGACGTCTCGGGCGCTGCGGAGGCGGCACCGGGCACCGATGCCTGGACCACGCCCACGCTCGTGGTGGCCGGCAGCGCCGACGCGCTCGTCTCCCCCGCGCTCACGCAGGAGCTCGTCGGGTCCTTCGACGACGTCCGGTACGCGGTGCTCGACGCCGGGCACGCGCTGCTCGCCGAGCGACCCGCGGAGGTGCTCGCGCTCGTCGAGGCTTTCGTGGACGGTCGTGTGGACCCCGGGGCCGTCCCGACGGTGCAGGTATGA